The genomic window TGGTCCAGCAACCCAGCATCGAGTAAGGCTAATTCACTGGCACGGGTAGCCATCAGAGCGACCCGGCCCATGCTGCGCATCGTTTTACGCGTGTATTTATCCGACAAGGCAAACTCGGATGCCGGCGCTCCTAGCTTGGTGTTCAGACCATCGTAATCGGCCCACTCTGCCATAGGTACGATGGCATTGCGATACTCGCCCAGACGCGCACGTATGCTACTCCAGTCATTGCCTAAAGGACTAATACCAGCCATGCCGGTCACGGCGACGCGACGCATATTTTCCATCTATATTTCCATTCTTATTTCGAAACGTCTTGCAACTCGTTCAAGCCATGCCACCATTCACCGAGATCACTTGTCGGGTCACATAGGCAGCATCCTTACTCATTAAAAAACTCACTACGGCAGCCACTTCTTCGGGTTTGCCGACGCGCCTTGCCGGTATCAGCTTGAGCGCCTCTTCCATAGGCACATCACTGATCATATCGGTCTCTATCAAACCTGGTGCCACGCAATTGACGGTAATCTCACGTTTTGCCAACTCCAGCGCCAAAGCCTTGCTGGCACCGATGATACCTGCCTTAGCAGCGCTGTAATTGACCTGACCACGGTTACCGATCAAGCCCGAGACTGACGCCAAGGTGACGATACGGCCAGGCTTGCGACGCCGCACCAAAGGCATGGTGAGCGGATTAAGCACATTGAAAAAGCCATCCAGATTAGTCTGCAACACAATATCCCAATCCTCGCCCGACATCGCTGGAAACGCATTGTCACGCGCCACGCCGGCATTACAGACCACCCCGTAATAACAGCCATGCTGTTCGACGTCCGCCAATAAAATGGCGGCAGTCTCTTCACGCTGACTAATATCAAATTGTAATACGCGCACACTGCGCCCCAGCGCCACGATACTGTCCGCTACCGCATCGGCCTCAGCGCGCTGGCTGCGGCAATGCAAGACGATGTCATAGCCATCGCGTGCCAGCCGCAAAGCAATTGCCTTGCCTATGCCGCGTGAAGAACCGGTGACCAGGACGCTATTGCCGCTGTTTTGCTGATTTTCATTACTCATAAAAAGACCCTACATTTCCTGTATAAATTCTGCGACATCATCCGGTTGAAACACGGTGATGGTGGCATGCGCCAGCGCGACGCCATCGAGCATCGCACTGTCATGGATACTACATTCAAATGCCGCCAAACCATTCTCGCCTTGCAGCAAGCGCGTGATCCTCACCACTAAGACGCTGTCTAGCGTAAACAGCGCCGTGCTGGCCTGGTAACGTCGCGCGCCAAGCAAGAAACCCACTTTGACTGCATCACCGCGCTGTCTGGCCAAAAACCCGGCGTGCGCGGCAATCGCCTGCGCCATATATTCGACACCGACCCAAGCCGCCACACCAGAGCCATCGCAGAACATACTGCTGGCCCGTATTGTGACTTCGGCACTCAAACTCTCTTCATCTGCCAGCAGCACTTTATCCAGCAAGACCATAGGCCCTGAATGCGGTACCAGCTCGCGTAGATCGGGATAGCTCATGCCACTCTCCCAAACAAGAGGCTTGCGTTAGAGCCGCCAAAAGCAAAAGAATTACTCATCGCCCAGCGCAAGGTTCGCCCCAGACGACTACTCGGCAGCGCCAGCTTGAGAGCTGGTAAAGCCGGATCAGGAATGCCATCCCAGAGGTGCGGGGGTAAATAGCCCTCAGGATTATCCTCTTGCAGCGCCAGCCAACACAAACCAGCCTCAAGTGCCGCAGCAGCACCCAAGGCATGCCCGGTTAAAGGTTTGGTCGAGCTAGTCCACACCGTGCTGCCAAAAATATCGGCGATCACGCGTGACTCCATCGCGTCGTTCTGTAGTGTGGCAGTGCCGTGCAGATTGATGTAATCGATATCCTCTGGTTGTAAGCCAGCGCGCTGTAAGGCCTGCGTCATGGCCAGACGCGCACCGCCACCGGCCGGATCGGGTGCCGACATATGATGACCATCTGAGGATTCGCCCCAGCCGCACAGTGCCACCGCAGCCGGCGCGCGACTCATCAAAAATAAGGCAGCACCTTCGCCTATATTGATGCCATTACGATTCGCGCTGAGCGGATTACAGACTTGGCTACTCACCGATTCTAGCGCTGAGAATCCGGCGATGGTAAATGCGCATAAACTATCAACGCCGCCCGTCAGCACCACGTCGCACAGGCCCATCTTGATCAAACGCGCAGCGCTGGCCATCGCTTTGGCGCTCGATGAACAAGCACTGGAATGCACATAGGCCGGGCCGCTGATACCTAATTCTGCTGCCAGCATGGCCGCTGGCGAGCCCATCTCTTGCTGCGCATAATGAAAATCTGCGGGCAGAGTTTGCTCTAAAGCATATTGCCGTAATGCTGATTCTGTACCTGCAACACCAGAGGTACTGGTGCCAATCACAATACCGATACGGTCTGCGCCGTAACGCGCAATTGCAGCATCGAGCGCCGGACGGATCTGTGCCAGCGCGGCCAGCGCCAGCTGATTATTCCGGCTGCGTTGGGTAATCGGCAAGGCGGTCATAGACGGCAATGTGCCAGCGACACAACCCAGCGCTAAGACCCGGCCAGGCGAATAGGCATCGCTGAATGTCAGACTAGTGCCACTCGTGCCGCTATCAAACAGACGCAGTTTGACCTGCTCGGTGCTGTTACCGAGTGCGCAGACAATTCCACAGTGATTTAAATACAGCATAGTGTGTTTCTGGCTTAAGGTTCGCTGGCTACAGACTGTATGCTGAGCCTGTATTGGTAACGCAAATTATTCAAAATAATACTACCGCTCCAGCGTGGCATACCGCTGTAGTCTATGGTCGCGACGATGGTATCGGAAAAATACAGGCTACGTCGCAAACCCTGGTCCTGCACCCGCCAACCAGCCGGTAAGGCAGCGCTGATGGCATCCGCAGGCCACAGACAGAGTTGCAAGTCTTCCAAGACGTCTTCAGCACGCACTTGCGCCGGTAGCATCACGTGTCGCCATGAGCTCAAATTATTGCCATCATAATGCAGGCTCAGCACGCGTTGACCGAAGGCCAGACCGACCAGCTCCAGATGCTCAGCATCTACTTCCAGCGCCGCATCGAGTTCATCGATACGGCCATTGCGCTCCACCTTCAGGTGCTGCTGCAAAGAGATAGCTTGCCCCAGCAGCGCCGGACTCAATTGTAAGCCCAGTCTGGCATTTGGCTGGCTAGTCAGGCTAGTGCAAGCACTCAATGCCAGCAAGGCTGGCAGCGCAAGCAGCCGCAGCCAGCGTCTTATACTGGCGTACATAGGACTTCCAACGCGGCCAGACGGCGCACTGTTTCTTTGACAAAGGGGTTACTCTGATCCCAAGCGTAGCCGGCCAGAATAGAGGAAATCATGCGACGAATTTCTGGCTGTTGCGCTTCATGAAAAATGATATTTTGAAAGCCGCCTGCATACCAGGATTCTACGAAGGCACGGAAAGTATCGACGCCTTTTCGTAGCGGAATGCCGTACTCGTTTTGCCAATCGACCTGCTCACCGGCGAACTGGCGCTGCAATACTGCCGCCGCCAGAGCGGCCGATTTGACCGCGATGGTCACGCCCGAAGAAAACACCGGATCAAGAAATTCACCGGCATTGCCTAGCAGCGCATAACCCTTACCCCAGAGCGAGGCGACATTGGCAGAATAGCCCACGATTTGGCGTGCCGGCGTATCCCATTTGGCATTGGCCAAAAGTTCTCGCAAGGATGGTTCTTCGGCCACGATGGCTTGCAGTCTTTCGGTATCACTACCTTGATAGCGCTCCAGAAAACTAGTCTCAGCCACGACACCGAGAGAACAACGACCACCTGCAAAGGGAATCGTCCAGAACCAGACATTGCAATGCTGAGGATGTACCGTGACCCGGATTTTATTCCGGTCAAAACCCGCTGTGATGCCATCTTCTATGTGCGTAAAAATAGCGCCACGTACTGGGAAATTGGACGGTGTTTCCAGCTTCAGCAGGCGCGGAAGTACGCGGCCGAAACCGCTTGCATCGAGAATAAATTCGGCCTTTACCTGATAAATTTTTCCATCAGGGTCTTGCACTGTCACCAGCGGTTTATCATTTAAATCCACCGTCTTTACTTCATGCCGATAGCGGATCTCGGCACCGAAACGTTCAGCTTCTTTTGCGAGAATATGGTCAAACTGGCCGCGTTGCACCTGGTAAGTGGTGCCCCAGCCCGCACTATGTTTATCGCGAAAATCGAAATCGGTGTAGCGCCCATTATGCACAAAAGCAGCGCCGTTCTTGAACTGGAAACCGGCCTCGACTACCGCACGCAACATGCCGGCCTGTTCCAGATATTCCATGCTCTGGGGCAGTAGGCTTTCGCCTATAGAGAAACGTGGAAATTCTTCCCGTTCTAACACCAGCACTGCGCGCCCTTGCTGACGCAATAATGCTGCCGCTACGGCACCGGAGGGACCTGCGCCTATGATTAAGACATCAGTAGTTTCAATTTTTTGCATCTGTCTTTTCTTTTCCAAAAATCGGTACGATCAGCCATACCATGGCAGTTCCTATTAGCATGGTCAGGCCGAAGGCCTGCAATGCGGGGGTTTTACTCAGACCCAATAAACCGAAAGAGAGTATGGTGCTGGCTGCCGACAAGCCGACCGTCGTCCAGGAAGTCGCATCGCGTCGATCGGGCTGCTCTTGCATAAAGATGCCATAGTCCACCCCGACCCCGAGTAATAGCATCAAGGCGAGCACATGAAATAACTGCAGATTTTGCCCCGCATAGCCAAAGATTGCCAACGTGGCTAAACTCGCCAAAGCGGTGGGCAAAAGCACGCGCCAGGTATTGCGCCGGTAGCGCGGATACATCAAGCCATACACCAGTAGATACGAGGCCAACACCACCCAGCCCATATACGCGCGATAACGTCCCAGCACCGAAGAAATTTCGGCAACCTTATCGACCCACTGCACGCCATCTAGCCCGCTGCCTGCCCGCGCCAGCACAGGCAGATCAGCATACGACAAACCACGTAAGGCAACGATGCTGGCATATTCACCCTTGCCCTGGTTTTGCCCCAGCCACAAATGCCGCCATGGCTCGCTGGCAGGCGTTTGCAGAAAGGCCTCAGGCGTGAGTAACTGACTTGCGCCTAACAAGTGGCTGCGGGTAGCGCTGACCCAACTAGCGTCTTCACCGATTTGTGTCGCCAATTGACTCAACACCATGCCTTCACCCAGCAGTTTTTGTTCCAGTAAACTGCGGCGTGTGGCCTGCGTCTGTGCCGACGGCACCCAATTCGAGATGGCCTGATAGCCGCTGATCGTGTGCTGTGCAATCAAAGGATCTAGCTTGCGACGCAAGCTTTCTTCACGCTGTAATACGCCTTCAGCAGTGTCGGCGCGCACCAGAAAGAATTGCACCGGGGTCGGCGCATCGAGTAACTTACTTAGTTTAAGTTGGTCACTGATCAAATGCGCCGGTGAATTTTGCAGTAGCCGAATATCATCGTTGGCACCGAGACGGGCGCAACCGTATGCCACTACCAGCGCAAACAGCGCAAAACCTAAGCCGCTAGCCCGATTCCAACGCAGCAAGGGCCAATGACGCAAGAGCGCCGCATTGCTACGCAGCAGAGCGCCGCTCTTAAGTGCAGCGGCATTGATCAATACCGGGAACCAGCAGACCACGGTCAGCCAGGCAAACACCAGACCTAGTCCCGAGAACAGTGCCATCTGACGCAGGCCGGGAAATGGTGTCAGCGCCAATCCCAGATAACCGATCACCGTCGTGAGCAGGGTTAGCAATAAGCCCGGCATTAAACTTTTTAGTAGTTGCGAGGAATCTAACTTAGGATCGGCGGTGAGGCGGTTACACAAAAAATACAGACCATAGTCTTGCGCCACCCCGATCAGACTGGCACCAAAAACCAGGGTCAGCAAATGGATGCGTTCAAAAAATAGCCAACACAAGGAGATAGAACCGAGACAACCGATGGCGATAGAGAGCATCACCAAGACGATAGGCTTAAACGAGCGAAAGCTGAACCACATCAGAACGATGATGCCTAACAGCGAGCCCAGACCGATAGTTGAAACCTCGCCGCTGGCCTGTTCACCCGCCGCCGCCGCATGCAAAATCACGCCAGCACTAATCACCTCGGTGGCGGGCACAGTAAGTAAGGCGCTCGCTTTGGCTTGCGCCAGCAGCGGTAACAAGGCCTGTTGTGCGCTAATCGAAAATGCCGGCACCTGCAAAGTTAAGGGCAGTAAGACATACTGTTTTTCGGCATTGGCTACAAACAGATGTCCGTCACGTGGACGTACTGGGGTCTCTTGCGCCCGCTCTTGCATCCAGCCGGCAAATAGGCCGAAGGGATCGTCGCGCCAGGCACCTAATTTTGGTCCGGCGAAAGGACTGTAAAGCTTACTCAGAGCGGCATCCAACCAAAACTGCGCTGGCTTACTATGCAATTGCGCCTCTTGTTCGGAACTCATCAATATCAGGCTGTGCTGCTGGAATTTACTCAACCAGTCGGCCTGATTTTGCTCGTTGAGTTGCATGGTCGCGATTAAATCAGGACGAGTACGCAGCACCGCTGCATAGGCATCAGCAGCACGTTTGGCATCGGCCCAATCCTTTGCTCCTACCAGTACCACGACACGCTGCTGCGCCGCATCGACCATCTGGGTAAATGATTTTTGCAAGATAGGATCGCGTTCCTGCACCGGTAACAAGGCCAGAATATCGGTGTCCGGAGCAATGCGCTGGCCCAGCCACAGAGAGGCGTTATGTGCCAATAACAGCGCCACCACCAAGGCCCAAATTACGGCAAGAGCGCGCGGCTTCGTCAAAATAGCGCCGCTTCTTCTGCCAACATGGCAGTCTCGCCAGTTTGTATCGCAGAAAACACGATGTGACTACGGTCGCCGCTAGCCTCATTGATAGAGATATTTTTAACGTAAGCAGCACCATCCAGGCTGATGGCACCAATCGCCTTAGCCAGGGCAGGCTCGCGTGCCTTGAGCGCAACCTTCCAACTATGTTGATCGGCACTGCCTTCTACTTCAAACAAATTCTCCAGTTGCGCCAGATCACCCGACAACAGCGAGAACAGCACGCTATTGATCATACGCACGGTTGGTTCTTGTTTGGCATCCAGACGCATGGCGACTCGGTCACCCTGAAAATGCACGATCTCTTCCCGCGTCAGACGCAGAGTATTCGGGAACGGTTGCAGCGTGCGCCACAAGACGCCCTTACCTGCCACCACACAAAAACGCCCATTCGATGCCAGCGGTTTTTTAATACCGGTGAGTTGTTTGCTCTGATCAAATCTTCCGCATAAAATCGCCGGCTTCGCCAACATAGACTGTATCTTGGCCACTGGTGCCGCAGCAAACGTAGGCAGTGCGGCGCTCATCACGGCCATACTAATAAACAGCTGTTTGAGTGTCATTGCAACTTAACTCCTAATTTTTCAAACAAGACCGGCGGCGAAACAAAGCACATTTCGCCACTATCGATCGCTACCGCAACCTGAGTAGTGCTGGCGCGTGTCAGTCGCTTGCCGCTCGCCTTATCGCTGATCAGATAGTCTATCTTCAAGCGGTTTTCCCATTCGACCAGGTCGGCTCGCAGAGTCAAAATCTGACCAAATTTGGCCGGTCCTACATAGCGCAACTGCAGGTCTATCACTGGCCAGGCGTATCCAGAATTTTTCATTTCCAGATAGTTGTAAGCGATCTTATCCAGCAAAGCACAACGCACTACTTCCAAATACTTAACGTAATTGCCGTGCCAAACTATCTCCATAGGGTCGAGATCAAAGAACTGCACCTGCATCTCGATTTCTGCCCACCAGCGACTAGAGGTTGCCGGCTTACGCATACAGGCTCCAGGCTTGCTGACGTATCCGCTCTAATAGCAAACGCAAATCCGGTTCCAGTCTGCGGTCTTCCTCGACGGCCGCAATATCCTCGCTCAAGGCCTGCATCATTTGCTGCAAAGGCGCTTCCGGCGCAATTGATGGATTGAGGCGGCAACGCAACCAGACGCCTTGACGCACCGTGATCAATAAGGCTGCCACCACTTGTTCGGTGAGCTCCAACACCCGCAAACAATCGCGTGCCGCGATGGTGCCCATACTGACTTTGTCTTGATTATGGCACTCCGTAGAACGCGAAAAAACCGAGGCCGGCATGGTGAGTTTGAGTGCTTCTGCAGTCCATGCCGAGGCGCTGATTTGCAGCGCCTTGAGGCCATGATTAATCGCGGCGCGCGGACCTTCGGCGCCCGACAAATTGGCTGGCAAGCCGTGGTTATAACGACTATCGACCAGCAAGGCCATTTGCCGGTCCAGCAAATCGGCCAGATTGGCCACCGCGTTTTTCATGCCATCCATCGCGAAGG from Undibacterium parvum includes these protein-coding regions:
- a CDS encoding 3-ketoacyl-ACP reductase FabG2 codes for the protein MSNENQQNSGNSVLVTGSSRGIGKAIALRLARDGYDIVLHCRSQRAEADAVADSIVALGRSVRVLQFDISQREETAAILLADVEQHGCYYGVVCNAGVARDNAFPAMSGEDWDIVLQTNLDGFFNVLNPLTMPLVRRRKPGRIVTLASVSGLIGNRGQVNYSAAKAGIIGASKALALELAKREITVNCVAPGLIETDMISDVPMEEALKLIPARRVGKPEEVAAVVSFLMSKDAAYVTRQVISVNGGMA
- a CDS encoding ApeP family dehydratase, with the protein product MSYPDLRELVPHSGPMVLLDKVLLADEESLSAEVTIRASSMFCDGSGVAAWVGVEYMAQAIAAHAGFLARQRGDAVKVGFLLGARRYQASTALFTLDSVLVVRITRLLQGENGLAAFECSIHDSAMLDGVALAHATITVFQPDDVAEFIQEM
- a CDS encoding beta-ketoacyl-ACP synthase, which gives rise to MLYLNHCGIVCALGNSTEQVKLRLFDSGTSGTSLTFSDAYSPGRVLALGCVAGTLPSMTALPITQRSRNNQLALAALAQIRPALDAAIARYGADRIGIVIGTSTSGVAGTESALRQYALEQTLPADFHYAQQEMGSPAAMLAAELGISGPAYVHSSACSSSAKAMASAARLIKMGLCDVVLTGGVDSLCAFTIAGFSALESVSSQVCNPLSANRNGINIGEGAALFLMSRAPAAVALCGWGESSDGHHMSAPDPAGGGARLAMTQALQRAGLQPEDIDYINLHGTATLQNDAMESRVIADIFGSTVWTSSTKPLTGHALGAAAALEAGLCWLALQEDNPEGYLPPHLWDGIPDPALPALKLALPSSRLGRTLRWAMSNSFAFGGSNASLLFGRVA
- a CDS encoding DUF3261 domain-containing protein produces the protein MYASIRRWLRLLALPALLALSACTSLTSQPNARLGLQLSPALLGQAISLQQHLKVERNGRIDELDAALEVDAEHLELVGLAFGQRVLSLHYDGNNLSSWRHVMLPAQVRAEDVLEDLQLCLWPADAISAALPAGWRVQDQGLRRSLYFSDTIVATIDYSGMPRWSGSIILNNLRYQYRLSIQSVASEP
- a CDS encoding NAD(P)/FAD-dependent oxidoreductase; its protein translation is MQKIETTDVLIIGAGPSGAVAAALLRQQGRAVLVLEREEFPRFSIGESLLPQSMEYLEQAGMLRAVVEAGFQFKNGAAFVHNGRYTDFDFRDKHSAGWGTTYQVQRGQFDHILAKEAERFGAEIRYRHEVKTVDLNDKPLVTVQDPDGKIYQVKAEFILDASGFGRVLPRLLKLETPSNFPVRGAIFTHIEDGITAGFDRNKIRVTVHPQHCNVWFWTIPFAGGRCSLGVVAETSFLERYQGSDTERLQAIVAEEPSLRELLANAKWDTPARQIVGYSANVASLWGKGYALLGNAGEFLDPVFSSGVTIAVKSAALAAAVLQRQFAGEQVDWQNEYGIPLRKGVDTFRAFVESWYAGGFQNIIFHEAQQPEIRRMISSILAGYAWDQSNPFVKETVRRLAALEVLCTPV
- a CDS encoding MMPL family transporter; amino-acid sequence: MTKPRALAVIWALVVALLLAHNASLWLGQRIAPDTDILALLPVQERDPILQKSFTQMVDAAQQRVVVLVGAKDWADAKRAADAYAAVLRTRPDLIATMQLNEQNQADWLSKFQQHSLILMSSEQEAQLHSKPAQFWLDAALSKLYSPFAGPKLGAWRDDPFGLFAGWMQERAQETPVRPRDGHLFVANAEKQYVLLPLTLQVPAFSISAQQALLPLLAQAKASALLTVPATEVISAGVILHAAAAGEQASGEVSTIGLGSLLGIIVLMWFSFRSFKPIVLVMLSIAIGCLGSISLCWLFFERIHLLTLVFGASLIGVAQDYGLYFLCNRLTADPKLDSSQLLKSLMPGLLLTLLTTVIGYLGLALTPFPGLRQMALFSGLGLVFAWLTVVCWFPVLINAAALKSGALLRSNAALLRHWPLLRWNRASGLGFALFALVVAYGCARLGANDDIRLLQNSPAHLISDQLKLSKLLDAPTPVQFFLVRADTAEGVLQREESLRRKLDPLIAQHTISGYQAISNWVPSAQTQATRRSLLEQKLLGEGMVLSQLATQIGEDASWVSATRSHLLGASQLLTPEAFLQTPASEPWRHLWLGQNQGKGEYASIVALRGLSYADLPVLARAGSGLDGVQWVDKVAEISSVLGRYRAYMGWVVLASYLLVYGLMYPRYRRNTWRVLLPTALASLATLAIFGYAGQNLQLFHVLALMLLLGVGVDYGIFMQEQPDRRDATSWTTVGLSAASTILSFGLLGLSKTPALQAFGLTMLIGTAMVWLIVPIFGKEKTDAKN
- a CDS encoding outer membrane lipoprotein carrier protein LolA; its protein translation is MTLKQLFISMAVMSAALPTFAAAPVAKIQSMLAKPAILCGRFDQSKQLTGIKKPLASNGRFCVVAGKGVLWRTLQPFPNTLRLTREEIVHFQGDRVAMRLDAKQEPTVRMINSVLFSLLSGDLAQLENLFEVEGSADQHSWKVALKAREPALAKAIGAISLDGAAYVKNISINEASGDRSHIVFSAIQTGETAMLAEEAALF
- a CDS encoding acyl-CoA thioesterase, which gives rise to MRKPATSSRWWAEIEMQVQFFDLDPMEIVWHGNYVKYLEVVRCALLDKIAYNYLEMKNSGYAWPVIDLQLRYVGPAKFGQILTLRADLVEWENRLKIDYLISDKASGKRLTRASTTQVAVAIDSGEMCFVSPPVLFEKLGVKLQ